From Ignavibacteriales bacterium, the proteins below share one genomic window:
- a CDS encoding sugar kinase, translating into MNQTKHLDVVVAGLALADIIGRPVEFNKPPKRGTLRLIDSITLTTGGNVSNVGIDLARLGFRVGAITRVGNDPIGRFVIQHYRTFGMDTEGVTIDAKAQTSATIVGVGADGERTFLHTRGCMKNFRAQDILSRIPLIQKASIIAIGYLGLLPETEKEFKHLFRTLKHETSVKILLDTAASPHVTAKDLKGFMPYVDYFIPSYEEAVALTGRKTPESIVDALFDAGAPHIVGVKLAERGCYISDGRHGKMVKATRVKRVVDATGAGDAFVAGFIAGTLKGLDPFKAARVANAVAASCVSAVGASTAIRTLGEYL; encoded by the coding sequence ATGAATCAAACGAAACATCTCGACGTTGTTGTGGCCGGCCTGGCGCTGGCTGATATCATCGGACGCCCGGTGGAGTTCAACAAACCGCCGAAGCGCGGCACGCTGAGACTTATTGATTCGATAACGCTGACGACCGGCGGCAACGTCTCCAATGTGGGCATTGATCTGGCCCGGCTCGGTTTCAGGGTCGGGGCGATCACGAGGGTGGGGAACGATCCGATCGGCCGGTTTGTCATCCAGCATTACCGGACGTTCGGGATGGATACTGAGGGGGTGACGATCGACGCCAAGGCGCAGACCTCGGCGACTATTGTCGGCGTGGGTGCCGACGGCGAGCGGACGTTTCTCCATACGCGTGGATGCATGAAGAATTTCCGGGCCCAGGATATTCTCTCACGGATTCCATTAATTCAGAAAGCTTCCATCATTGCGATCGGATACCTCGGCCTTCTCCCTGAAACCGAAAAGGAATTCAAACATCTGTTCCGCACGCTGAAACATGAGACATCGGTGAAAATTCTGCTTGATACCGCCGCGTCTCCGCACGTCACGGCAAAGGACCTCAAGGGTTTTATGCCATACGTGGATTATTTTATTCCCAGTTACGAGGAAGCAGTTGCGTTGACCGGCCGCAAGACCCCGGAATCAATTGTCGATGCCTTGTTCGATGCAGGCGCTCCGCACATCGTTGGCGTCAAACTCGCCGAGCGGGGATGCTATATATCGGATGGCCGGCACGGCAAGATGGTCAAAGCAACACGTGTCAAGAGGGTGGTCGATGCCACCGGTGCTGGTGATGCGTTTGTGGCCGGTTTTATAGCCGGAACACTGAAAGGATTGGATCCGTTCAAAGCCGCCCGCGTTGCGAACGCGGTGGCTGCAAGCTGCGTCTCTGCCGTTGGTGCGTCAACCGCAATCAGAACGTTGGGTGAATATCTGTAA
- a CDS encoding aminotransferase class III-fold pyridoxal phosphate-dependent enzyme, with protein sequence MKISDKHFEEALKLIPWGTQTNAKRPYPQFDEVMPKFIERGKGCRIWDMEGKEYIDFRLALGPITLGYCYDEVDDAVREQMKKGVLFSMASPIELELAQLLHEAIPNAEMVRFMKTGEDANLCSVRIARAYTHRDMILISGYHGYPDWFAVDDSPKNGVPAILKDYVKVIPWGNCEEAEKLIRQYNERIACVVSIPYDQNDDISGSYIKHLRKLTQEHGILLVMDEVWTGFRLAYGGAQELFGVKADLASYAKAMANGYPISTYVGKREYMEMLNTFRITTTYAGETLSIAAAIATMKIMKRDKVHDHLNAMGKRLMEGFNRIAAECGVHAHAAGLPPSPYLKFDTPDKAYNERLEYLWFRELFRDGVFVVLRWFLCYSHKESDIDEALEKARKALKRALEAEPKERETAKPLYW encoded by the coding sequence ATGAAAATCTCCGACAAGCACTTTGAAGAAGCCCTCAAGCTGATTCCTTGGGGGACACAGACAAACGCGAAGCGTCCGTATCCGCAGTTTGATGAGGTGATGCCGAAGTTCATCGAGCGCGGAAAGGGATGCCGCATCTGGGACATGGAAGGGAAGGAGTATATTGATTTTCGTCTGGCGCTCGGGCCGATAACGCTCGGGTACTGTTACGACGAAGTCGATGATGCTGTGCGTGAGCAGATGAAGAAAGGGGTGCTGTTCAGCATGGCCAGCCCTATCGAACTCGAGCTGGCACAGCTTCTGCACGAGGCCATCCCGAACGCGGAAATGGTACGGTTTATGAAGACGGGCGAGGACGCGAACCTGTGCAGTGTCCGTATCGCCCGTGCCTACACACACCGGGACATGATCCTCATCAGCGGATATCACGGATATCCCGACTGGTTTGCTGTGGACGACAGCCCGAAGAACGGTGTTCCCGCGATTCTCAAGGACTACGTCAAAGTCATTCCCTGGGGAAACTGTGAGGAAGCGGAGAAGCTGATCAGACAATACAACGAACGGATTGCATGCGTTGTATCGATTCCGTACGACCAGAACGACGATATCAGCGGTTCGTATATCAAACACCTGCGCAAGCTCACGCAGGAACACGGTATTCTTCTTGTCATGGACGAGGTGTGGACCGGTTTTCGTCTGGCCTATGGCGGAGCACAGGAGTTGTTTGGTGTGAAGGCGGACCTCGCGAGCTATGCCAAAGCAATGGCCAACGGCTATCCGATTTCAACCTATGTCGGCAAGCGGGAATACATGGAAATGCTGAACACGTTCAGGATCACGACGACGTATGCCGGTGAGACACTTTCCATCGCTGCCGCAATTGCCACGATGAAAATCATGAAGCGGGACAAGGTGCACGATCACCTGAACGCGATGGGGAAGAGGCTGATGGAGGGATTCAACCGCATCGCAGCGGAGTGCGGCGTCCACGCGCACGCGGCCGGACTGCCTCCGTCACCATATCTGAAATTCGATACACCGGACAAGGCGTACAATGAACGGTTGGAGTACCTCTGGTTCAGGGAGCTATTCCGTGACGGGGTCTTCGTTGTCCTCCGCTGGTTTCTCTGCTATTCGCACAAGGAATCGGACATTGATGAAGCTCTTGAGAAGGCACGGAAGGCCCTCAAACGAGCACTGGAAGCAGAGCCGAAAGAGCGCGAGACCGCAAAACCGCTCTACTGGTAG
- a CDS encoding heparinase II/III family protein: protein MRSSRRRFLNTAALTAAGVALSPWKAIAGYIPAPAQRGAQRGLLFDKADIPRIRETFKLPRFAPYWKSLVDADLEADKKYLSTGAKLNNHAVDFLKVRQILERTSFAYTIGGEKRHLEVALLAIGKVLEYKKWDYFLEGGEFTMGLQRAPEATIAMSFALEWLNDDLGGDLKKEMERQIGEKGAPACYRTLYGMKYPDRVRGWKFDPESDYPYPVDMKRWPLILNSTNLKVIPICGLGVGACLLYDKHPQAKQWLNLAISSAKAFAPMFGTDGCYDEGVSYWGYTALHLAMFLEIMYRRLGIDERGLINFSGTVRYGLQMSMPSVGKPDDCVNFGDASVVGDVSVAAWVAQKSRDPIAQYVTTSVSEIRTHYGAIWYDPSVAPKTPGPELYDVRFANDVVVSRTGWDTDSSVVAIRSGGPANHEHADRNSVVFKAYGERLLHDPLHAAYPYTLPHWVLRLTQAHTAVLINGKGHQYHDGHEGTNASWAEANVVQYKPTEHSLVVTSDATGAYQLVNSDVALVRRTLIFLKPDVILLFDRVKMKSAKSTVQLRFQIFNEDGKGESEMMQTGFLIKRPRATLRGTITGSTPVAMKSGVHTTPKEIGVYPYLEAEAGEGLDHQILTVCTAQRAGKEHGKVSHTVQGTVLTVKVDHNGQSKTVTMRGDEDLPTVTII, encoded by the coding sequence ATGCGATCATCCCGACGAAGATTCCTGAATACAGCTGCCCTGACGGCAGCCGGTGTGGCGTTAAGCCCGTGGAAAGCCATAGCGGGGTACATTCCAGCTCCCGCCCAGAGAGGGGCCCAACGCGGCTTGCTCTTTGACAAGGCCGATATTCCGCGCATTCGTGAGACATTCAAACTCCCGCGTTTTGCCCCATACTGGAAGTCACTGGTTGACGCGGACCTTGAAGCGGACAAGAAATATCTCAGCACAGGGGCCAAGCTGAACAACCACGCGGTAGATTTCCTGAAAGTACGGCAGATACTCGAACGGACGTCATTTGCATACACTATCGGCGGCGAGAAGCGTCATCTCGAGGTCGCATTGCTGGCGATCGGAAAAGTTCTTGAATACAAAAAATGGGATTACTTTCTCGAGGGGGGCGAATTCACCATGGGATTGCAGCGCGCTCCCGAGGCAACCATCGCTATGAGTTTTGCACTTGAATGGTTGAACGACGACCTCGGCGGCGACCTGAAGAAGGAAATGGAAAGACAGATAGGTGAAAAAGGAGCGCCGGCCTGTTACCGCACGCTCTATGGCATGAAGTACCCTGATCGCGTCCGCGGCTGGAAATTCGACCCGGAAAGCGATTATCCATATCCCGTGGACATGAAGCGATGGCCCCTGATTCTGAACTCCACCAACCTCAAAGTCATTCCCATCTGCGGCCTCGGAGTCGGCGCCTGTCTGTTGTATGACAAGCATCCGCAGGCGAAGCAATGGCTCAACCTGGCTATCTCGAGCGCAAAAGCGTTTGCGCCGATGTTCGGCACAGACGGCTGCTATGACGAAGGGGTGAGTTATTGGGGATACACGGCCCTGCACCTTGCGATGTTTCTGGAGATCATGTACCGGAGGCTGGGGATCGATGAGCGAGGCCTGATAAACTTTTCAGGCACGGTGAGGTACGGACTGCAGATGTCCATGCCGAGTGTCGGAAAGCCAGATGATTGCGTGAATTTCGGTGACGCAAGCGTTGTGGGTGATGTCTCTGTTGCGGCATGGGTGGCACAGAAGAGTCGTGACCCCATTGCGCAGTATGTCACGACATCGGTCAGCGAGATCAGGACGCACTACGGTGCGATATGGTACGATCCATCAGTAGCGCCAAAGACGCCAGGACCAGAATTGTACGACGTCCGCTTTGCCAACGATGTCGTGGTGTCGCGTACCGGTTGGGATACAGATAGCTCGGTCGTCGCAATACGCAGCGGTGGACCGGCAAACCATGAACATGCGGACCGCAACAGCGTTGTCTTCAAGGCGTACGGTGAACGATTGTTGCATGATCCGTTGCACGCGGCTTACCCGTATACATTACCGCATTGGGTGCTGCGCCTGACACAAGCACACACCGCTGTGCTTATTAACGGCAAAGGGCATCAGTATCATGATGGCCATGAAGGCACAAACGCTTCATGGGCCGAGGCAAACGTGGTCCAGTACAAACCGACGGAGCATTCGCTTGTCGTAACCAGCGATGCAACCGGGGCGTACCAGCTTGTCAATTCGGATGTAGCTCTCGTGCGACGAACGCTGATTTTCCTGAAACCCGATGTCATCCTGCTCTTCGACCGGGTCAAAATGAAATCAGCAAAGTCTACGGTGCAGCTCCGCTTCCAGATTTTCAACGAGGACGGAAAAGGAGAGTCGGAGATGATGCAAACAGGTTTCTTGATCAAGCGACCGCGGGCGACGTTGCGAGGAACGATCACGGGCTCCACACCGGTTGCCATGAAATCGGGTGTTCACACCACTCCGAAAGAAATCGGTGTGTATCCATATCTCGAGGCTGAGGCGGGAGAGGGTCTGGATCATCAGATCCTGACTGTCTGCACGGCGCAGCGAGCGGGAAAAGAACACGGCAAAGTCTCGCACACGGTGCAAGGGACGGTCTTGACGGTGAAGGTGGATCATAACGGCCAGTCAAAGACCGTGACGATGCGCGGGGACGAAGATCTTCCCACAGTAACAATTATCTGA
- a CDS encoding amidohydrolase family protein — protein sequence MNNRLYIDCFAMVGKRGAKDVEAPWKTEDLIDEMEWCGIHGTFITHGVAKEYDPTYGNRMLLRELKKSPRLYGVWTVMPHHTGEMPLPKDVVGEMRDHGIRAAKMYPRIHRYPFNIDFCGVLLRELEKNEIPLMVEGGHLYNFDIFEPSNQVLLADLDIILAAFPNLKVILQGTRWESTRFTKPLMTKHPNLHLDLSAHQGNHAIELFTEWYGADRIVFGTGALEKSPGAAKAFIDYCTLSDADKQLIAAGNISRLTKLDVPPDPYRGKKNPDWIVERAKAGKPINDMLVIDSHAHMSHDGAAGVGFIHLPYGDAKSMYERAKLMGIQKVCVSGFLAVWADYDEGNKIVWDAMKRYPDFYRGYAVLQPQYVKDWKKEFRTAHGKYKMGGLKPYNPRTNLAYNDPLWAPWFEYGNKINAYALIHPSPNVVPEVNEIAAKYPNIAFIIAHTGGSFQDARKGIEMAKKNPNVYLEITLTSVTYRVIEFMVKHVGADRVLFGTDQPMRDPIPQFGWMAYSRCTVAEKKKMFGLNMQRILKRVKLSSK from the coding sequence ATGAACAATCGCCTGTATATCGACTGTTTCGCCATGGTTGGCAAGCGGGGCGCCAAGGACGTTGAAGCCCCCTGGAAAACGGAAGATCTTATCGATGAGATGGAATGGTGCGGGATTCACGGCACGTTCATCACTCATGGTGTGGCGAAGGAATACGATCCGACCTATGGAAACCGCATGCTGCTGCGCGAGTTGAAGAAGAGTCCGCGTCTCTATGGGGTCTGGACGGTCATGCCGCATCATACGGGAGAAATGCCCCTGCCAAAAGACGTGGTAGGCGAGATGCGCGATCATGGAATCCGTGCGGCGAAAATGTACCCGCGCATACACCGCTATCCATTCAACATTGATTTTTGTGGTGTGCTGCTCAGAGAACTCGAGAAGAACGAAATCCCCCTCATGGTCGAGGGGGGACATCTCTACAACTTCGACATCTTCGAGCCAAGCAACCAAGTGCTCCTCGCCGACCTCGATATCATCCTCGCCGCGTTTCCAAACCTGAAGGTGATTTTGCAGGGGACACGCTGGGAATCAACCCGTTTTACGAAACCGCTGATGACGAAACACCCCAACCTTCATCTCGATCTCTCGGCCCACCAGGGAAACCATGCCATCGAGCTGTTCACCGAATGGTACGGCGCCGACCGCATTGTTTTTGGTACGGGAGCGCTTGAAAAATCTCCCGGCGCCGCAAAGGCATTCATTGATTACTGCACATTGAGCGATGCCGACAAGCAACTCATCGCAGCAGGTAACATCTCCAGGCTGACCAAGCTGGATGTTCCACCCGACCCGTACAGGGGCAAGAAGAATCCGGATTGGATCGTCGAACGCGCAAAGGCGGGCAAGCCGATCAACGACATGCTCGTCATTGATTCTCACGCTCATATGTCCCATGACGGCGCAGCGGGTGTCGGCTTCATCCATTTGCCCTATGGCGATGCCAAGAGCATGTATGAGCGGGCGAAGCTGATGGGAATTCAGAAAGTCTGTGTCTCGGGATTTCTGGCAGTCTGGGCGGACTATGACGAGGGGAACAAGATCGTCTGGGACGCGATGAAACGTTATCCGGATTTCTACCGTGGATACGCCGTGCTGCAACCACAGTATGTGAAGGATTGGAAAAAAGAATTCAGAACCGCACACGGCAAATACAAGATGGGGGGCCTCAAGCCCTACAATCCAAGGACAAACCTCGCATACAACGATCCGCTCTGGGCCCCCTGGTTTGAATATGGCAACAAGATCAACGCGTATGCCTTGATCCATCCCTCCCCCAACGTGGTGCCTGAAGTAAACGAGATCGCGGCGAAGTATCCGAATATCGCGTTCATCATCGCTCACACCGGCGGGTCATTTCAGGATGCCAGGAAAGGCATCGAGATGGCGAAGAAAAACCCCAATGTCTACCTTGAAATTACACTGACATCTGTTACGTACCGGGTGATCGAGTTCATGGTTAAGCATGTAGGGGCAGATCGGGTCCTGTTCGGCACGGACCAGCCGATGCGCGATCCCATCCCCCAGTTTGGCTGGATGGCATATTCGCGCTGTACGGTGGCGGAGAAGAAAAAAATGTTCGGACTCAATATGCAGCGCATTCTAAAGCGAGTGAAGCTGTCGTCGAAGTAG
- a CDS encoding Gfo/Idh/MocA family oxidoreductase produces the protein MTDRKIGIGQAGIANHGRTIVNATRDSGNLQLVSCFDINAAANEKVALEFGASRKSNYDDLVNDPAIEAISLVTPNHLHPEEVEKAVKAGKHIFVEKPIGNTVAEARAMMKAVKGSGLVLMVGHNTRRRQVFRRAKALLEEKRIGEIVAIEANLSRPAGLQAGLPLWKADPKTCPLLPMIQLGIHFVDTIEYLIGRVARVSCFAANIAMPNQALDSTAAILQLESGIPVSLTSYYVSADAYFVRIYGTRGTIHCLPTKLRLELLEKGEFKEAIEEDFSSEGAGSYVLQMREFGECILQGKQPETGGEEGLRALAVVEAMVKSVENHAVVELKEIL, from the coding sequence ATGACAGACAGGAAAATAGGAATCGGCCAGGCGGGAATTGCGAACCATGGGCGAACCATCGTCAACGCGACCCGCGATTCAGGCAATCTGCAGCTCGTGTCATGCTTTGACATCAACGCGGCCGCCAACGAAAAGGTAGCCCTCGAGTTTGGCGCTTCACGAAAATCAAATTACGACGATCTCGTGAATGACCCGGCTATTGAAGCAATCTCGCTGGTGACGCCGAATCATCTTCATCCGGAAGAAGTCGAAAAAGCTGTCAAAGCAGGGAAGCATATCTTCGTAGAGAAGCCAATCGGCAATACCGTTGCTGAGGCACGAGCGATGATGAAGGCTGTCAAAGGGTCGGGACTGGTGCTCATGGTCGGTCACAATACGCGGAGACGCCAGGTGTTCCGCCGTGCCAAAGCACTTCTCGAAGAAAAGCGTATCGGTGAAATCGTCGCGATAGAAGCCAACCTCTCCCGCCCTGCGGGCTTGCAGGCGGGTCTCCCTCTTTGGAAGGCTGACCCGAAGACGTGTCCTCTGCTGCCGATGATACAACTCGGTATTCATTTCGTCGATACGATTGAATACCTGATAGGCCGTGTGGCACGTGTCAGTTGCTTCGCCGCGAATATTGCAATGCCGAATCAGGCGCTCGACTCGACCGCGGCCATCCTTCAACTTGAATCAGGTATCCCCGTTTCGCTCACCTCGTACTATGTTTCTGCGGATGCGTACTTTGTGCGGATCTATGGGACCAGGGGGACAATTCACTGCCTGCCTACAAAGCTGCGGCTTGAGCTTCTGGAGAAAGGGGAGTTTAAGGAGGCGATCGAAGAAGATTTCAGCTCTGAGGGGGCCGGAAGCTATGTCCTGCAAATGCGTGAATTTGGGGAGTGTATTTTGCAGGGTAAACAGCCTGAAACAGGGGGCGAGGAAGGGCTTCGAGCTCTTGCTGTAGTGGAGGCGATGGTCAAGTCTGTCGAAAATCACGCTGTCGTAGAACTCAAAGAAATCCTGTAA
- a CDS encoding glycosyl hydrolase-related protein codes for MKTTYHIVSHSHWDREWYFPFDRFRSMLVDMIEDLLELMERNPEFKSYTLDGQMAAVMDYLEIRPDRAETLRRLVEEKKLFIGPWYILNDEFLSSGESHLRNLSLGFRLGERLGGVMPVGYIPDQFGHIAQMPQILQGFGIDTALIYRGFGGEPGQELSEYWWISPDGTRVLMHHLPRDGYSAGYFASTDESVILQKFNRLKKELDARATTSQRLFFNGGDHHWPDEEVTVALAQLRKHFDADFKHSNFPDFFAAVKHELNASTSLPRLEGETRFGFRYAFAVLGGVFSSRMYLKQLNAECETLLERYLEPLNVLAVAGGLRSRAPQIEQAWKYVLQNQDHDAICGTSVDEVHREMVVRYNKAMQIGNHVRAECLAALLPYDEREHHDDRFVFVFNPSPFTRTEVVEADVEFFLQDVVVGLNPEVNVDAKRPSAKGFKLIDARGAEVPYQVLRRKEDFGVTYSKHDYPHQTLADRFSLILSAQNVPALGWKGLSVVQTEDMPRYESALRLGRNFMENDFVRVEVAQTGVVSLTDKSTGLRFEKINFFEDSGDVGDEYNYSYPERDEWIVSDQRRALVSVEEEGPLRVALRIDHRMMVPVSATTDEKSRSSQKTELAISTVLSITQLSKRVDIKTTVLNSVKDHRLRTLFATGITTDESIADTPFAVVNRKHRLYDTTQFAIEHPAMVAPMQRFVTIRDAQKSFTLIVKGLPEYELKLDEPGVLALTLLRCVGKLSGRELITRPGGAAGWWNETPDAQCPGTHTFEYSVLPGTAGDVSDWSSILKEVELFTVPPLTVNRKNDQLVLEHSFVSITPDSLTLSALKTADEKRGIVLRVSNPVDRTVQGEIHLSLPVKEAFRAKMNEEITEAVPVSKGHRLHITVKPFEVVTLLIHV; via the coding sequence ATGAAAACAACATATCATATTGTATCGCATTCGCACTGGGATCGGGAGTGGTATTTTCCATTCGATCGCTTTCGGTCGATGCTTGTAGACATGATCGAAGATCTCCTGGAACTGATGGAACGAAACCCCGAGTTCAAGTCCTACACGCTCGACGGCCAAATGGCCGCCGTGATGGACTACCTTGAAATTCGTCCCGACCGGGCCGAAACGTTGCGCCGTCTGGTGGAGGAAAAAAAGCTCTTCATAGGTCCCTGGTATATCCTCAACGACGAATTTCTTTCCAGCGGTGAATCACATCTCAGGAATCTCTCCCTCGGGTTTCGTCTTGGCGAACGTCTTGGCGGCGTGATGCCGGTTGGATATATCCCGGATCAATTTGGGCACATAGCTCAAATGCCCCAGATATTGCAGGGATTTGGCATCGATACAGCGCTGATCTACAGGGGCTTTGGAGGGGAACCGGGGCAGGAGTTGTCCGAGTATTGGTGGATAAGTCCCGACGGAACACGCGTGCTCATGCACCATTTGCCGCGGGATGGATACAGCGCGGGCTATTTTGCCTCAACGGATGAGTCCGTCATTCTGCAGAAGTTTAACCGCTTGAAAAAGGAATTGGACGCGCGGGCCACCACCTCGCAGCGCCTCTTCTTCAACGGCGGCGACCATCACTGGCCCGACGAAGAAGTCACGGTGGCTCTCGCCCAATTGCGGAAGCACTTCGACGCCGATTTCAAGCACAGTAACTTTCCGGACTTTTTTGCCGCGGTCAAACATGAACTCAACGCGTCGACGTCACTCCCGCGGTTGGAGGGCGAAACGCGTTTCGGTTTCCGCTATGCGTTCGCAGTGCTGGGCGGAGTCTTCTCGAGCAGGATGTACCTCAAGCAGTTGAATGCCGAATGCGAAACACTCCTGGAACGGTATCTCGAGCCGCTCAATGTTCTCGCCGTGGCGGGCGGGCTGCGGAGCAGGGCGCCGCAGATTGAACAGGCATGGAAGTACGTGCTTCAGAACCAGGACCATGACGCGATATGCGGGACCAGCGTTGACGAGGTTCATCGCGAAATGGTGGTGCGCTACAACAAGGCAATGCAAATTGGAAACCATGTGCGAGCCGAATGTCTTGCGGCGCTGTTGCCGTATGACGAGCGCGAGCACCACGACGACCGGTTTGTATTCGTGTTTAACCCGTCGCCGTTCACACGCACGGAGGTTGTGGAGGCCGATGTAGAATTCTTCCTGCAGGACGTCGTGGTCGGTTTGAATCCTGAAGTGAACGTGGACGCGAAACGTCCTTCGGCCAAGGGATTCAAGCTCATCGACGCACGTGGAGCAGAAGTGCCGTATCAGGTGCTTCGCAGGAAAGAAGATTTTGGTGTGACGTATTCGAAGCACGACTATCCTCATCAAACGCTCGCGGACCGGTTTTCACTGATCCTTTCGGCACAGAACGTGCCGGCCCTCGGGTGGAAGGGATTGTCGGTCGTACAAACGGAAGACATGCCCCGTTACGAATCGGCGCTCCGGCTCGGCCGCAATTTCATGGAGAATGACTTTGTGCGAGTCGAGGTGGCACAGACCGGGGTTGTTTCCCTGACCGACAAGTCGACCGGGCTGAGGTTTGAAAAGATCAACTTCTTCGAAGACTCGGGTGACGTGGGGGATGAATACAATTACTCATACCCGGAACGGGATGAATGGATTGTGTCGGATCAACGTCGGGCACTTGTTTCGGTTGAGGAAGAGGGTCCCCTGCGCGTAGCGCTCAGAATTGATCATCGGATGATGGTGCCGGTGTCAGCTACGACGGATGAGAAGTCCCGTTCTTCCCAGAAAACCGAGCTCGCGATTTCCACGGTGCTGTCGATAACGCAGCTGTCGAAACGTGTAGATATCAAGACCACGGTCTTAAACTCGGTCAAGGATCATCGCCTGCGGACGCTGTTTGCCACTGGCATCACGACGGACGAGTCGATTGCAGATACGCCGTTTGCCGTTGTCAATCGCAAGCACCGGCTGTACGACACCACGCAGTTTGCGATCGAGCATCCGGCGATGGTCGCACCGATGCAGAGATTCGTAACGATACGCGACGCGCAGAAGAGTTTCACGCTGATCGTCAAGGGACTTCCCGAATACGAGCTCAAGCTCGATGAACCGGGCGTGTTGGCGTTGACATTGCTTCGATGTGTGGGAAAACTCTCAGGTCGGGAGCTGATTACACGTCCAGGCGGCGCCGCCGGATGGTGGAATGAAACACCTGATGCGCAATGCCCGGGAACGCACACGTTCGAGTATTCTGTCCTGCCTGGCACAGCCGGCGACGTTTCGGATTGGTCCTCGATCCTGAAAGAAGTCGAACTCTTCACGGTTCCTCCTCTGACCGTCAACCGGAAGAACGATCAACTGGTTCTGGAACACAGCTTTGTTTCAATAACACCAGATTCGCTCACTCTTTCGGCCCTGAAAACTGCCGATGAAAAAAGGGGAATTGTGCTCCGTGTCAGCAATCCGGTTGACCGCACGGTTCAGGGAGAAATTCACTTGAGCCTGCCGGTCAAGGAAGCGTTCAGGGCAAAAATGAACGAGGAGATTACAGAAGCGGTCCCAGTGTCGAAGGGGCACAGATTGCACATCACTGTGAAGCCGTTCGAGGTCGTTACGCTGCTGATTCATGTGTGA
- a CDS encoding aldose 1-epimerase family protein — translation MITLNGKQYTRRELEQHAGHISQIAGVRMMELHDGPEAGVRIADVRSGSGLRFQVTLDRGMDISLAEYKGTALAWRSPNGDVHPCFYDPKGLGWLKSFPGGLVTGCGLTQAGAPGTDDGEELGLHGRLSNTPATHVETTTEWEEDSCKFKLSGIVRENTLFRQNITLHRTIEVELGSSVFTLRDTVVNEGFRPSPLMLLYHVNLGWPLLDDGAVLMVNAEAPTPRDAEAMKGVESATKIPGPIQGYKEQVFYHDLIPDWSGFATALLANRRLHLGLYVEYRQKELPKFTQWKMVGEGEYVLGMEPANCLVQGRAKERERGTLKVLDPGEQREFLVRIGIVDGDAALDQFIQEKNLR, via the coding sequence ATGATCACGCTGAACGGCAAACAATACACACGGCGCGAGCTGGAACAGCACGCAGGTCACATCTCACAAATTGCTGGCGTGCGGATGATGGAGTTGCACGACGGCCCGGAGGCAGGAGTGCGCATTGCGGATGTGCGAAGCGGCTCGGGGCTGCGATTCCAGGTAACGCTTGACCGGGGAATGGATATTTCCCTCGCAGAGTACAAAGGAACGGCGCTTGCGTGGCGCTCTCCAAACGGGGATGTCCACCCATGTTTTTATGATCCGAAAGGACTGGGATGGCTGAAGTCTTTTCCGGGCGGACTTGTAACCGGCTGCGGGCTTACGCAAGCCGGCGCGCCGGGAACCGATGATGGAGAGGAGCTGGGATTACATGGACGACTTTCCAACACTCCGGCAACACATGTTGAGACAACAACTGAGTGGGAAGAAGACAGCTGCAAGTTCAAACTCAGCGGAATCGTGAGAGAAAACACGCTTTTCAGGCAAAACATCACGCTTCATCGCACCATCGAGGTGGAGCTTGGAAGCTCTGTTTTCACCCTCCGCGACACAGTTGTGAACGAAGGCTTTCGTCCCTCGCCGTTGATGCTTCTCTACCACGTCAACCTGGGCTGGCCGCTGCTTGATGACGGGGCGGTGCTGATGGTGAACGCGGAGGCGCCGACGCCGCGCGATGCAGAAGCAATGAAAGGAGTTGAGAGTGCGACAAAGATTCCGGGACCGATACAGGGATACAAGGAACAAGTGTTCTATCATGACCTGATACCCGACTGGAGCGGATTCGCCACGGCGCTTCTGGCGAATCGACGCCTGCACCTCGGCCTGTACGTTGAGTACCGGCAGAAAGAGCTGCCGAAGTTTACACAGTGGAAGATGGTGGGAGAGGGAGAATATGTTCTTGGGATGGAACCGGCGAACTGCCTGGTCCAGGGGCGCGCAAAGGAACGTGAACGCGGCACGCTGAAAGTCCTCGATCCGGGGGAACAACGTGAGTTCCTCGTGCGGATTGGAATTGTTGACGGGGATGCCGCGCTTGACCAGTTCATACAGGAAAAGAACCTACGATGA